A genomic segment from Nicotiana sylvestris chromosome 1, ASM39365v2, whole genome shotgun sequence encodes:
- the LOC138874657 gene encoding uncharacterized protein: protein MRKTIQVCLELVFLSDRNQSIANGIRKVFPEAHHGICLYHFEKNLKQRHAKATVINLFQSAARSYKCEDFNQLMSQLKSINKKTYNYIMEEPPERWARLWFPRRRYDMLTTNMVESMNSVLLKGREMSILRMLDFIQEKLGEWFYERRKKANETFHRVFNLDSMLFRINSEGIEFIVDLKKRTCDCLNFQLDELPCPHAIAAINKRYLQKSDYCSNWYSRETWLKTYEGHVNTVGDQKSWEIPQNV, encoded by the exons ATGAGAAAAACAATTCAAGTCTGTCTTGAACTGGTTTTCTTGTCAGATAGAAACCAATCGATCGCAAATGGTATTAGAAAAGTTTTTCCTGAAGCTCACCATGGTATCTGCCTCTATCActttgagaaaaatttaaagcaaagacatgcaaaggccacggtaataaatctttttcaaagtgcTGCAAGGTCATACAAATGTGAAGATTTTAATCAGTTAATGTCCCAACTTAAAAGTATTAACAAGAAAACATATAATTACATAATGGAAGAGCCTCCCGAGAGATGGGCTCGATTGTGGTTCCCACGACGACGTTATGATATGCTAACAACAAACATGGTAGAATCAATGAATTCCGTTTTATTAAAAGGGAGAGAAATGTCTATTTTAAGAATGTTAGATTTCATCCAAGAAAAGCTGGGAGAGTGGTTTTATGAACGGagaaaaaaagcaaatgaaacttttcacaga gtGTTCAACCTTGACTCAATGTTGTTTAGAATAAATAGTGAAGGAATTGAGTTCATTGTGGATTTAAAGAAGAGAACTTGTGACTGCCTGAATTTCCAACTTGATGAATTGCCCTGTCCACATGCAATTGCTGCTATTAATAAGAGATATTTGCAGAAATCTGATTACTGCTCAAATTGGTATTCAAGGGAAACATGGTTGAAAACATATGAAGGACATGTGAATACCGTGGGAGATCAAAAATCATGGGAAATACCACAAAATGTATAA